The Gemmata palustris genome includes a region encoding these proteins:
- a CDS encoding carbon-nitrogen hydrolase family protein, producing MSNWTVAGVQMDCALGALAANRSAVVANLRRAAARGAKLVVFPECVLSGYGFTSRAHALAAAEPLPGPSTDVVAKACAELGVWAVFGLLESAPDGKLYNSSALVGPQGFVAGYRKLHLPCLGADRFTDPGDRPLAVHDLGGLKIGMNICFDGSFPESARVLTLLGADLVVLPTNWATNARKMAELVSAARAWENHIYYLAVNRVGDESGFHYIGLSSAADYLGNVLHFAPEGEEAIFTIEVNPTAAAQKRVVTCVGEYEIDRVNWRRPEMYGPLVANPGAFTGHFNK from the coding sequence ATGTCGAACTGGACCGTGGCCGGCGTGCAGATGGACTGCGCGCTGGGCGCTCTCGCTGCGAACCGCTCCGCCGTCGTCGCGAACTTGCGCCGGGCCGCCGCGCGCGGGGCGAAGCTCGTCGTGTTCCCCGAGTGCGTGCTCTCCGGGTACGGGTTCACGTCGCGCGCGCACGCCCTGGCTGCCGCGGAACCGCTCCCCGGCCCGAGCACCGACGTCGTCGCGAAAGCGTGCGCCGAATTAGGCGTGTGGGCCGTCTTCGGGCTGCTCGAATCCGCGCCCGACGGCAAGCTCTACAACTCGTCCGCCCTCGTCGGGCCGCAGGGCTTCGTCGCGGGTTACCGCAAACTACACCTGCCCTGTCTGGGCGCGGACCGGTTCACCGATCCGGGCGACCGCCCGCTCGCGGTCCACGACCTGGGTGGGCTGAAGATCGGGATGAACATCTGCTTCGACGGCAGCTTCCCGGAATCGGCGCGCGTCCTCACGCTCCTCGGAGCCGATCTCGTCGTGCTCCCGACCAACTGGGCCACGAACGCCCGCAAGATGGCCGAACTGGTCTCCGCGGCGCGCGCGTGGGAGAACCACATCTACTACCTCGCGGTGAACCGCGTCGGCGACGAGAGCGGGTTCCACTACATCGGGCTGAGTTCGGCCGCGGACTACCTGGGTAACGTGCTGCATTTCGCCCCAGAGGGCGAGGAAGCGATCTTTACCATCGAAGTGAACCCGACGGCCGCGGCGCAGAAGCGCGTGGTGACGTGCGTCGGCGAGTACGA